CTTTATCAGGCAGTCAACTTCATGGTCCTGTAATTCCCTGTCCTCAGCGGTAACTGCAATAACCCTCCCGTTTCTCGCCTTCACTTCAGAGATATTGGAGAAGACCTTTTCACCAAGTTTGCCTTCCTGGCGGAGAAAGACCACGGGAATCTCCTCATCAATCAGCGCAATCGGTCCATGCTTCATCTCACCGGCCGGATACCCCTCCGCATGAATATACGATATTTCCTTGAGTTTGAGGGCACCCTCAAGCGCTATCGGATAAAGTATGCCCCTGCCGAGATAGAGAAAATCCGTTACCTTGAAGAACTCCTTTGCAACTCCCTTTATCTCCTCTTCACCTCTCAGTATCTCCTCTATCTGATCCGGCACCCTCAGGAGGTCTGCAAGCAGACCGGCCCTTTCATCTCCCGTAAGTGCAGCCTTTTTTTCAGCAAGGAGAAGGGAAAACAGGTAAAGGGATATCAATTGGGATGTAAATGCCTTGGTTGAGGCAACGCCTATCTCGGGGCCGGAACGGGTATAGAAGACGGCATCCGCCTCTCTTGTGGAGGTTGAACCAAGAACATTACAGATACTTAAAGTGAGGGCGCCCCGCCTCCTGGCCTCTCTCTGTGCTGCAAGGGTATCGGCGGTTTCGCCGGACTGCGTTATAGCAATAAATATACTGCCGTCATCAACGATGGGGTCCCGGTACCGGAACTCGGAAGCGTAGTCCACCTCCGTCGGCACACGCGCAAGCTGTTCGATCATAAACTTACCCGCAATAGCGGCATGGAGGGATGTTCCACAGGCACCGATAATCACACGCCCGACATCCTTAAGTCTCTCCGGGTCTATACCGAACTCATCGGGGTTCACCCCTGCCCTTTCAACAAATACCCTTCCCCTGAGTGTATCGGCAAGGGCCCGCGGCTGTTCATGTATCTCCTTGAGCATGTAGTGCTTGTAGCCACCCTTGTCGGCCATTGAGGGACTCCAGGTAACATGGCTTTTCTTCTTTTCATGCACCTCCCCATCAAGGCCGCTGATCTTGCAGCCGTTACAGTCAATAACCGCCATTTCACCGTCATCGAGGAATATTACATCTCTTGTCCTCAACATAAAAGCAGGGATATCCGATGCAAGGAAGAACTCATCCCCACCGAGTCCGACCACGAGTGGACTGTCCTTTCTGACCCCGATAATCCTGTTGCGCTCCTTTGAGGAAAGGATTACAAGTGCATAGGCGCCCCTGACATCCCTTAAGGCCAGCCTCACCGCATCCTCAAACCCGTGGTTGCGGTGTGCCCTGTCTATCAGATGGGCAATGACCTCGGTGTCGGTTTCCGAAGTGAATGAATAACCCTCACCGATAAGTTCCTCTTTAAGCTCAAGGTGGTTTTCGATTATACCGTTATGGACGAGGATGATACTTTCAGAGCTGTGGGGGTGGGAATTGTTCTCTGAAGGGACACCATGTGTTGCCCACCTTGTATGTCCTATTGCAATACCGGAGACGGGTTTCTCCTTTAAGATAAGGGCATCGAGCTCCTTTATCTTCCCCATGCAGCGCCTCACGGCAAAGGTGTCACCGCTGAGAAAGGCAATTCCTGCAGAATCATAGCCCCTGTACTCAAGGTGCCTCAGCCCTTCAACCACAACATCCACTGCGTTGTCTTTGCCGATATATCCAATGATACCACACATAATCTAATCCCTAAACACCGCTCCTCAGGTTTTTGTTTTTAATTTTTTGTTTTTCCGCATCTTTCTCTTCACCCAGCCCTTAACGTTCCTCTGCTCACACCTTGAAACGGCAAGCGCACCTGAAGGAACATCTCCGGTTATGGTAGACCCAGCCCCTATATATGCCCCGTCGTTTACGGTAACAGGGGCAACCAGTTGTGAATCACTGCCGACAAATACACCATTACCCACAGAGGTCTTGTGTTTCCTTATGCCGTCGTAGTTACAGGTTATCGTACCGGCTCCGATGTTTACATCCCTCCCAACCTCGGCATCTCCGATATAGCTGAGGTGCTGTGCCTTTGTCCCTTCACCTATAGATGAATTCTTTATTTCCACGAAGTTGCCTATCCGGACAGACTGCGAAAGACGGGACCCCGGCCTTAACCGTGCAAAAGGTCCTATAATCACATCGTCTGCAATCTCAGAGGCCTCAAGAACGGAGGAGTCCCTTACCTCCACATGATCACCGATCTTACAGTCCCTTATTCTTACGTTTGGATATATTGTGCAGCCGCTCCCGATAATCGTCCTGCCTTCAAGATAAACATCCGGATAAACGAACGTCCCCGGGCCTATAACGACATCGGGGGCTATATAAACCCTTTTCTCATCCATGAATTCGACTTCCCTTTCAACCCAGGACCTTACCGTTCTTTCCCTGATTATTGCCTGTGCCGCAAGAAGCTCCCCCTTCGTATTAATACCGGCAAACTCCTTCTCGTCACCACCCCTGTAAACGGAAGCCCTCAGGCCCCGTCTGCAGGCAACATCGAGTAAGTCCGTCAGGTAGTACTCACCCTTGTTGACGTTTCTCCTGATCGAACGGAGCAAAGGCAGCAGTTCCGAACTCAAAAGGTATATACCGCTGTTCACCTCTTTTATATTTAATTCATCTCTCCCGGCATCCCTCTCTTCCCTGATCATGCAGGCCCTGCCCCTTGAATCCCTGATTATCCTTCCATAACCGGTGGGATCGGTTGCAGTGAAAGACAGGATACTCAGAAGATTCCCGGCCCTCCTGTGCTTTACGCTGAACAGGCTCAGGGTTTCAGGCGTTATCAGCGGAGTATCACCGCATAAAACCAGCAGGTCCCCGTCAAAGCCCTTCAGGGCCTTCCTGACACTATACAGTGCATTGGCAGTGCCAAGGGGCCTGTTCTGCAGGGCAAACCGGAGGGTCTCGGCTCTGAGGTGCTCCCTGATCGACCTTGAATTGTCCCTGCTCACAACAACCACGGTCCGCTCAGGACGCAGGACTCCGACCGCATTCAACACGTAGTCTATCATGGGGATGCCATTGAGCCTGTGCAGGACCTTGGGGGTACGGGACCGCATCCTTGTCCCCTCACCCGCGGCGAGCACAACGGCGGCAACTCTCCTTCTCATGACTTCAACCTCACGGGAACCTTGAGAGTTAACCTCTTGCCGGCCCTTATAACCTCTACTGCAACCACCTGGCCCTCTTTTTTCCCTCTAAGGGCCCTTTTTATATCCTCCATCGATCCAACAGGCCTGCCGTCAACAGAGATTATTATATCTCCGCCAACATATATAACCGTCCCGCTTATCTCCACAGGCGTACTACCTCCCCTGATGCCGGCCCGTGCTGCAGGGGCTGACCGGTCGACCTCTGAGACGAGAATCCCCTTTTCAACGGGAAGCCTGAGGGCGAGGGACAACTCCTTCCATAATGGAACCCCGATGATCCCGAGCCACGCCCTTCTCACCCGGCCATACCTGATGAGGTCCGGGATAAGGATTTTTACCGTTTTTACGGGGATGGCAAAGCCGATACCGATACTCCCGCCTGAACGTGTAAAGATTGCAGTGTTTATGCCTATCATTTCTCCGGAGGTATTAATCAGCGGCCCTCCGGAATTACCGGGGTTGATAGGGGCATCGGTCTGTATTACACTCTCAATAACCCTGCCGCCCTCTGTGGTAAGAGGACGGCCGAGAGCGCTTATTATACCGGTGGTGAGGGTAGAGTTAAGGCCAAAGGGATTACCGATGGCAAAGACCTTCTGGCCAACCTGCAACTTATCGGAATCTCCGAGCCTGACCGGGGCCAGTCTCTTCTCAGGGTTGATTTTTATTACTGCAATGTCGTTTTCGGAATCAGCACCGACGAACCTTGCAGGGTACTTTCTGCCGTCTATAAGGGTAACCATGATCTCGGATGCTCCTTCAATGACATGATAATTCGTTAAAACATAACCTGAGGGGTCGATTATAGAGCCTGAACCGGCACCCTTCCGGGGGTATATGGAGAATAAATCCCTGATTAGTGTGGTAGTGGTAATGTTTACAACTGAAGGGCTTACCTCCTTGTAGACCTTGATATTAATCTCCTCTTCGCCTGTCAAGGCGCTGACGCGAGGAGTATAAACCATTCCCAGAACTACAAAGACCAAGAGGAAAAACAGGGAAGTTTTCAGACGAACGAAACCTCTGCGCCCCCATCTCGTCATTCCACAAAACAGGTTACCGAACCCTTCCGGAATCACGGAATAAAGACCGCTTAAGCCACTGCTGTCATCTTCAACATGATCATCCCCTGCCGGAAGAGTCCCGAGCATCAGACCAGGGTCTCCGTCATTTCTCTATACCTGCCATCACTTCGTCCGGGATGTCGAAGTTGGCATAAACATTCTGTATATCATCGTGGTCTTCCAGGACCTCCATCAGGTTAAGCATCTTCACAGCATCATCACCGGTTAGTGAAACGGTAGACTTCGGAAACATTGTAACCTC
Above is a genomic segment from bacterium BMS3Abin08 containing:
- the glmS gene encoding glutamine--fructose-6-phosphate aminotransferase [isomerizing], with product MCGIIGYIGKDNAVDVVVEGLRHLEYRGYDSAGIAFLSGDTFAVRRCMGKIKELDALILKEKPVSGIAIGHTRWATHGVPSENNSHPHSSESIILVHNGIIENHLELKEELIGEGYSFTSETDTEVIAHLIDRAHRNHGFEDAVRLALRDVRGAYALVILSSKERNRIIGVRKDSPLVVGLGGDEFFLASDIPAFMLRTRDVIFLDDGEMAVIDCNGCKISGLDGEVHEKKKSHVTWSPSMADKGGYKHYMLKEIHEQPRALADTLRGRVFVERAGVNPDEFGIDPERLKDVGRVIIGACGTSLHAAIAGKFMIEQLARVPTEVDYASEFRYRDPIVDDGSIFIAITQSGETADTLAAQREARRRGALTLSICNVLGSTSTREADAVFYTRSGPEIGVASTKAFTSQLISLYLFSLLLAEKKAALTGDERAGLLADLLRVPDQIEEILRGEEEIKGVAKEFFKVTDFLYLGRGILYPIALEGALKLKEISYIHAEGYPAGEMKHGPIALIDEEIPVVFLRQEGKLGEKVFSNISEVKARNGRVIAVTAEDRELQDHEVDCLIKVPRNNRYLETVLMVVPLQLLAYHIGILRGCDVDQPRNLAKSVTVE
- the glmU gene encoding bifunctional protein GlmU is translated as MRRRVAAVVLAAGEGTRMRSRTPKVLHRLNGIPMIDYVLNAVGVLRPERTVVVVSRDNSRSIREHLRAETLRFALQNRPLGTANALYSVRKALKGFDGDLLVLCGDTPLITPETLSLFSVKHRRAGNLLSILSFTATDPTGYGRIIRDSRGRACMIREERDAGRDELNIKEVNSGIYLLSSELLPLLRSIRRNVNKGEYYLTDLLDVACRRGLRASVYRGGDEKEFAGINTKGELLAAQAIIRERTVRSWVEREVEFMDEKRVYIAPDVVIGPGTFVYPDVYLEGRTIIGSGCTIYPNVRIRDCKIGDHVEVRDSSVLEASEIADDVIIGPFARLRPGSRLSQSVRIGNFVEIKNSSIGEGTKAQHLSYIGDAEVGRDVNIGAGTITCNYDGIRKHKTSVGNGVFVGSDSQLVAPVTVNDGAYIGAGSTITGDVPSGALAVSRCEQRNVKGWVKRKMRKNKKLKTKT
- the degP gene encoding periplasmic serine endoprotease DegP precursor, which translates into the protein MLGTLPAGDDHVEDDSSGLSGLYSVIPEGFGNLFCGMTRWGRRGFVRLKTSLFFLLVFVVLGMVYTPRVSALTGEEEINIKVYKEVSPSVVNITTTTLIRDLFSIYPRKGAGSGSIIDPSGYVLTNYHVIEGASEIMVTLIDGRKYPARFVGADSENDIAVIKINPEKRLAPVRLGDSDKLQVGQKVFAIGNPFGLNSTLTTGIISALGRPLTTEGGRVIESVIQTDAPINPGNSGGPLINTSGEMIGINTAIFTRSGGSIGIGFAIPVKTVKILIPDLIRYGRVRRAWLGIIGVPLWKELSLALRLPVEKGILVSEVDRSAPAARAGIRGGSTPVEISGTVIYVGGDIIISVDGRPVGSMEDIKRALRGKKEGQVVAVEVIRAGKRLTLKVPVRLKS